One stretch of Leishmania panamensis strain MHOM/PA/94/PSC-1 chromosome 29 sequence DNA includes these proteins:
- a CDS encoding hypothetical protein (TriTrypDB/GeneDB-style sysID: LpmP.29.0810) codes for MFSASYPAPPVTLRGNYAAAVQQTSKINTAAHSISRTVVVGAAAVAFGVSAVFGSSLLYASLHSAENAASGASTSPSWWSSLVRRLRFRSCGNDEDDDAFASATGAENLFDEEKVKARQKLPRGKAKGTTRTQTTSATIAAAGDAAGADSATLPKLAGSAQFVLDAKEELNMLANAEEIREREHYIKLMRALLQREAGVAYDDDNDSTTSSDSTDVSLNYHLATAMEGNARDELLMAFSTYGNLSGDTVYSSLTRDAGDESPADLQLNIMIKTLEYLDMSNEREKLRTRRIAMYRETGRATPVSSLDAAEGGEDDGERDGDEGAIVDSMRYQLAARCAAARYGMTGPMDKGVIDGGDGEGYPGPMGRQAQRFQSMMLCPSKMKMPADDRMNIDHSVLDRILGEGPTMRSNPAISGAASNGYAAPRANRADMMEDGWEAEDDDEEAELMAYLQQADNALHFYSREEMRRARRDPADDIRIVGMDDSAFGKDDAESEWEDEMDEEDMVNTDEEDDAQLDEEDDLAAATPWSRRDKRDFERELFERIRHLAKSFTLTDAMAEREVLEEDGRKQAARKQRREQGSHSSATAAVDPAPAAAADDIAEDNEEWEDEADWEDA; via the coding sequence ATGTTCAGCGCTTCTTATCCGGCACCACCAGTCACGTTGAGAGGCAACTatgctgcagcggtgcagcagacCTCCAAAATCAATACTGCGGCCCACTCGATCAGCCGCACCGTTGTTgtcggcgcggctgcggtggcctTTGGCGTTTCTGCAGTCTTTGGCAGCTCTCTTCTCTATGCGTCTTTGCACAGCGCGGAGAATGCAGCATCTGGAGCGAGCACCAGCCCGTCGTGGTGGTCGAGCCTTGTGCGACGTCTGAGGTTCCGCAGTTGTGGTAATGATGAGGATGATGACGccttcgccagcgccacaGGCGCAGAAAATTTGTTCGACGAAGAGAAGGTCAAGGCCCGGCAGAAGCTCCCGCGCGGCAAAGCAAAAGGCACCACACGTACTCAGACAACCTCTGCCActatcgctgctgcgggtgacgccgctggcgcagatTCAGCGACTTTACCGAAGCTTGCAGGGTCCGCGCAGTTCGTTTTGGATGCAAAGGAGGAGCTCAACATGCTGGCCAACGCCGAGGAAATTCGGGAACGGGAACATTACATCAAACTGATGCGCGCACTTTTGCAGCGCGAGGCAGGCGTCGCGTACGATgacgacaacgacagcaCCACTAGCTCCGACTCCACAGATGTATCACTGAATTATCACCTGGCCACCGCGATGGAGGGGAACGCGCGGGATGAACTGCTGATGGCCTTCTCCACCTACGGCAACCTCAGCGGCGACACCGTGTACAGCAGTTTGACTCGGGATGCCGGAGACGAGAGTCCAGCAGACTTGCAGCTGAACATTATGATTAAGACCCTCGAGTATCTGGACATGTCGAATGAGCGCGAAAAGCTGCGAACTCGCCGCATTGCCATGTACCGCGAGACCGGCCGTGCCACGCCTGTCTCCTCGCTCGATGCGGCCGAGGGAGGTGAGGATGACGGCGAACGCGATGGAGACGAAGGTGCCATAGTGGACTCAATGCGCTATCAACTCGctgctcgctgcgccgccgcccgttATGGTATGACCGGGCCCATGGACAAGGGGGTCATCGATGGGGGCGATGGGGAGGGCTACCCGGGCCCCATGGGGCGGCAGGCGCAACGCTTCCAGTCAATGATGCTGTGCCCATCGAAGATGAAGATGCCAGCGGATGACCGAATGAACATTGATCACTCGGTCTTAGATCGCATTCTCGGCGAGGGCCCCACGATGCGGTCGAATCCGGCCATCTCTGGAGCTGCGTCCAACGGCTATGCCGCTCCGCGGGCCAATCGTGCCGACATGATGGAGGACGGATGGGaggccgaggacgacgacgaggaggcggagctcaTGGCGTATCTGCAGCAGGCGGACAACGCCTTGCACTTTTACTCACGTGAGGAAATGCGACGCGCCAGGCGCGACCCAGCAGACGACATCCGCATTGTCGGGATGGATGACAGTGCTTTCGGCAAGGATGACGCGGAGAGTGAGTGGGAGGACGAgatggacgaggaggacatggTCAACACGGATGAAGAGGACGATGCCCAGttggatgaggaggacgacctcgctgccgccaccccgTGGAGCCGCCGCGACAAGAGGGATTTCGAGAGGGAGCTGTTTGAGCGCATCCGCCACTTGGCGAAGAGCTTCACCCTCACAGACGCCATGGCAGAGCGGGAGGTGCTGGAAGAGGACGGCCGGAAACAGGCGGCCCGGAAGCAACGACGTGAGCAGGGTTCTCACTCTAGCGCGACGGCCGCAGTCGACCCTGcccctgccgccgcggcggacgACATCGCGGAGGACAATGAGGAGTGGGAAGATGAGGCAGACTGGGAAGACGCTTAA
- a CDS encoding cysteine peptidase C (CPC) (TriTrypDB/GeneDB-style sysID: LpmP.29.0820): MRCYTKFLLLVAVVLVVLLATTLSTLYVVPRNTPLLSNRFVAEINLKAKGQWTASADNGHLVSGKSDEELRKLMGVLNMSTAALSPRIFSAEELAQELPTSFDSSDKWPKCRTISEIRDQSNCGSCWAIAAVEAMSDRYCTVAGITDLRVSTGHLLSCCFVCGMGCQGGIPTMAWLWWVWVGLTSEVCQPYPFPPCGHHTDGGKYPACPSTIYDTPTCNSTCTDPHTALTKHKGEKSYSLRGEREYMIELMTYGPFEVALDVYADFVSYKSGVYSHTTGDRLGGHAVKLVGWGVQNGTPYWKIANSWNSDWGDNGYFLIRRGTDECGIESTGVAGLPSLK; the protein is encoded by the coding sequence ATGCGGTGCTACACCAAGTTTCTGCTGCTCGTGGCGGTCGTGCTCGTCGTACTGCTGGCCACCACGTTGAGCACTCTCTACGTCGTGCCGAGGAACACTCCGCTTCTCAGCAACCGTTTTGTGGCGGAGATCAACTTAAAAGCGAAGGGTCAGTGGACCGCCTCGGCTGATAATGGACACCTGGTCAGCGGCAAGAGTGATGAGGAGTTGCGCAAGCTGATGGGTGTGCTCAACATGAGCACcgcggctctctctccccgcatCTTCTCTGCGGAGGAACTGGCACAGGAGTTACCAACATCGTTCGACTCAAGCGACAAATGGCCCAAGTGCCGGACGATTAGCGAGATCCGTGACCAGTCGAACTGCGGTTCGTGCTGGGCCATCGCCGCGGTGGAGGCTATGTCGGACCGCTACTGCACAGTCGCCGGCATTACGGATCTCCGCGTCTCGACTGGacacctcctctcctgctgctttgtATGCGGCATGGGTTGCCAGGGTGGCATCCCGACGATGGCGTGGCtgtggtgggtgtgggtgggtctAACGTCCGAGGTCTGTCAGCCctaccccttccccccgtGCGGTCATCACACGGACGGTGGTAAGTACCCAGCCTGTCCGAGCACCATCTACGACACCCCCACATGCAACTCCACCTGCACGGACCCCCATACGGCGTTGACCAAGCACAAGGGCGAAAAGTCCTACAGCCTCCGTGGCGAGCGCGAGTACATGATCGAGCTCATGACCTACGGCCCCTTCGAGGTGGCCTTGGATGTGTACGCCGATTTCGTCTCCTACAAGAGTGGCGTGTACAGCCACACCACTGGCGATCGTCTCGGCGGACATGCTGTGAAGTTGGTTGGTTGGGGCGTCCAGAACGGCACGCCGTACTGGAAGATCGCCAACAGCTGGAACAGTGATTGGGGTGACAACGGCTACTTCCTGATCAGGCGCGGCACCGATGAGTGTGGTATTGAGTCGACCGGCGTTGCTGGTTTGCCCTCACTGAAGTag
- a CDS encoding hypothetical protein (TriTrypDB/GeneDB-style sysID: LpmP.29.0830), whose product MDSFDTGATLASSGSSVGAAYPAEAQFLKAAADGDTSDSSAGSPLAVGGPLQAGEGESSVADTCSTMGKEAGDDAVAGNNEGDAAADYAGAEDDKMYPEGDDGEEEDAEYVEEDAEYEEKEHSDEEAYEPEEAAADASVTPSSASPKPLIITVGTRQYKASAFVKNRGLSYVPGRLKSNPKATFEPCTTNAPHSILDCQKLHLNNRGVLVRDRFIRLNMLVDNPGKKTLLHNPGRSQKMRICRRNVEPEKSETHSPATCSDLHLLPDIVFVGIPGLRTAYFEAELRHNLAFTKLKEAPWETQCGTWCRSTRSHVVTTCRFLHYNRGDNYTEKPTPPHRPLAAIPDLTPSRPPQVTDLSRRGRGRGGRGGGRGRGNCRGRGRGGRGAAAIPLPAAFQPGYVAPSQDSSSPGSSITTGSSGAANRMKHSLDALEATGWMTNKGDDSRTINYWVLNVLFVLLGVFVFLLAVALRRVNEPAAAAS is encoded by the coding sequence ATGGACAGCTTCGATACGGGCGCCACCCTCGCGAGTTCCGGTAGCTCCGTGGGTGCTGCGTACCCAGCTGAGGCACAGTTTCTCAAAGCGGCAGCTGATGGTGACACATCTGACAGTTCAGCCGGCTCGCCGCTGGCCGTTGGGGGGCCGCTCCAGGCCGGAGAAGGCGAATCATCTGTAGCGGACACCTGCAGCACTATGGGCAAGGAGGCAGGCGATGACGCAGTGGCGGGCAACAACGAGGGCGATGCCGCGGCCGATTACGCTGGGGCAGAAGACGACAAGATGTACCCGGAGGGGGAcgatggagaagaggaagacgctgagtacgtggaggaggacgcggagtacgaggagaaggagcactcggacgaggaggcgtaCGAGCCagaggaggccgccgcggACGCCTCTgtcactccctcctccgcctcacccAAGCCCCTCATAATCACTGTAGGCACGCGGCAGTACAAGGCCTCTGCCTTTGTGAAGAATCGGGGCCTCTCTTACGTTCCAGGGAGGCTCAAGTCCAACCCGAAGGCCACCTTTGAGCCCTGCACCACCAACGCTCCACACAGCATTCTTGACTGCCAGAAACTCCACCTTAACAACCGTGGTGTCCTCGTACGCGACCGGTTCATTCGGCTGAACATGCTTGTTGACAACCCTGGGAAAAAGACACTCCTGCACAACCCAGGGAGGTCTCAGAAAATGCGCATCTGCCGCCGCAATGTGGAGCCTGAGAAGAGCGAAACCCACAGCCCGGCCACCTGCTCCGacctgcacctcctgcccGACATTGTGTTTGTCGGTATTCCCGGACTGAGGACGGCCTACTTCGAGGCCGAGCTGCGTCACAACCTTGCCTTTACAAAACTGAAGGAGGCGCCGTGGGAGACGCAGTGCGGGACGTGGTGCCGTTCAACGCGCTCGCATGTGGTCACCACATGCCGGTTCCTGCATTACAATCGAGGTGATAACTACACTGAGAAGCCGACTCCGCCCCACCGGCCGTTGGCCGCCATTCCCGATCTCACGCCGAGCCGCCCTCCACAGGTGACAGACTTGAGCAGACGCGGCCGCGGTCGTGgcggccgtggtggtggtcgcggcCGCGGAAACTGCCGTGGTCGCGGACGTGGGGGTCGTGGGGCGGCAGCGATTCCGCTTCCGGCAGCCTTCCAACCCGGCTATGTTGCACCCTCTCAGGATAGCTCCTCACCAGGGAGCTCAATTACAACCGGGTCGAGCGGCGCTGCAAATCGAATGAAGCATTCCCTCGATGCATTAGAGGCGACCGGCTGGATGACCAACAAAGGAGATGATAGCAGGACGATTAATTACTGGGTACTCAACGTGCTGTTCGTGCTGTTAGGGGTCTTCGTTTTTCTCCTCGCTGTAGCGCTTCGCCGGGTGAATGAacccgcagcggcagcgtcgtga
- a CDS encoding hypothetical protein (TriTrypDB/GeneDB-style sysID: LpmP.29.0840): protein MSCEHIDPNDFHSPAANQYTLNCLEELARSPKFRSYVRHVEYKERFYLTWFLAPFTLFGILYYHLVMFGEEGINLFTDQSTRSSVSLSAPPAGMVAATMLMLLFAVPCIVIAPFVGFFEEPHRWQSLVTLAFLTLVNMTIVSFGGGRLHYPPFVTTVPPVTELIVSWRPMDVAVVLLRDIFVRRALCLQGFLLAGCAVAFWQSSFWDRTWHPPLPLVTIPIAVGLSGIGWWMTVQKAVPLFLTADGRPTPVAEGLHWSVVQSDPAGAASLCLTVVKEIFRQVVRDAAPLWQQPQLPMVLQNPSSCVSLYLAAASMTLVHVFILLAKPVVDFVFGAFFFVLPTDPTLWGLALIGTIGGAVTLWRMNDGLVYAPHIVVLCAITFSLLLNGFCA, encoded by the coding sequence ATGTCCTGCGAGCACATCGATCCGAATGACTTCCACAGTCCTGCGGCAAACCAGTACACGCTGAACTGCCTGGAGGAGTTGGCACGGAGCCCTAAGTTCAGATCCTATGTGCGACACGTAGAGTACAAGGAGCGGTTTTATCTCACATGGTTCCTCGCCCCCTTCACCCTATTTGGGATTCTCTACTATCACCTCGTGATGTTCGGTGAAGAGGGCATCAACCTCTTCACGGACCAGTCAACGAGGTCATCTGTGTCGCTTTCGGCACCGCCTGCTGGAATGGTGGCTGCTACGATGCTCATGCTGCTGTTCGCCGTTCCGTGCATCGTGATCGCACCTTTTGTGGGTTTCTTTGAGGAGCCGCACCGTTGGCAGTCCCTCGTCACGCTCGCCTTCCTCACGCTTGTGAATATGACCATCGTCTCCTTTGGTGGAGGGCGCTTGCATTATCCGCCGTTCGTGACAACAGTGCCTCCTGTGACGGAGCTGATTGTCTCTTGGCGCCCCATGGATGTCGCTGTTGTCCTTCTCCGTGACATCTTTGTGCGCCGTGCCTTGTGCTTGCAGGGCTTTCTTCTGGCTGGCTGCGCCGTTGCTTTTTGGCAGAGCAGCTTCTGGGATCGCACGTGGCAtcctccgctgccgttggTGACGATTCCGATCGCCGTCGGTCTTTCAGGGATTGGGTGGTGGATGACAGTGCAGAAGGCTGTGCCGCTGTTTCTCACCGCGGATGGCCGCCCCACTCCTGTGGCCGAGGGGCTGCATTGGTCTGTGGTGCAGTCCGATCCTGCCGGCGCAGCAAGTCTGTGCCTTACGGTGGTCAAGGAAATCTTTCGGCAAGTCGTGAGGGACGCGGCCcctctgtggcagcagcctcaACTCCCCATGGTGCTGCAGAATCCTTCTTCGTGTGTGTCACTTTATCTTGCCGCGGCGTCCATGACGCTCGTTCACGtcttcatcctcctcgcaAAGCCTGTGGTGGACTTCGTGTTCGGGgctttcttctttgtccTCCCTACGGACCCGACACTGTGGGGTCTCGCGCTGATTGGAACGATTGGTGGCGCCGTCACTTTGTGGCGCATGAATGATGGGTTAGTATACGCGCCTCACATCGTTGTTCTTTGTGCAATCACCTTTTCGCTTTTGTTGAACGGTTTTTGCGCCTAA